AAATTACCAACATCTGTTTATGGTAATAAAAAAGTAGAAGGGTATGAAGATGCCATGCGAACTATTTTACCTATAGAGGTTATTGATAAAATTACTAGTTCTCTTAAATAAAAAAACTTCTCTTTTCAGAGAAGTTTTTCATATATCATTTGCTTATTTTCTAAACATCATCATAATCTACACGAATCGTTGCAGATGTCGGATGCGCTTGGCAACTAAGTATTAAGCCTTCGGCAATTTCACTATCGGTTAGGATTGAGTTTTTCTTCATTTCAGCACTTCCTTCAGTTACTCTACAAAGACAACTACTACAAATTCCGCCTTGGCAAGAATAGGGAGCATCAATGCCTTGTTTAAGAGCAGCGTCCAAAATGGTTTGCTTTTGAGACATTTCAAAAGTAGTTTCCTCATCATCCACCATTATAGTGATTTTAGAATGACCGCTTAAAGATTCTTTGATGACATTTTCTTGAGAAGAAGAAGTAAAAAGCTCAAATTTTATAGCTGATTCTTTTACGTTTTTTTCTTTCAAAACACCAGAAACGGTATTGATCATGTCTTCTGGACCACACAAATAGAATTTATCAAAATCCATTGTGGCATGCTTTGTATTCAATGTGTAATTTACTGCAGCTTTATCAATTCGTCCAAATAATGCATTTTCAACATTAACTCTACTAAAAACATAATCTACAAATAGACGTCCTACATACTGAAGTTGTAAATCGTGTAATTCTTGATGAAAAATAGTTTCTTCAGGTGATTTATTTCCATAAACAAGGGTAAACGAACTTTTAGGTTCGCTTTTCAAAACCGATTTGATAATAGATAAAATTGGAGTAATTCCACTTCCAGCGGCAAAAGCGATATAGCTTTTTTGACGGTCACTTTCGGGTTCAAAAATAAATTTCCCTTCTGGCTTTCCTACTTCAAGAACATCACCAGCTTTTAATTTACTATTAGCAAATTGAGAAAAAGCGCCATCTTTTACGGCTTTTACAGCAATTCGTAATTCTCCATTTCCAGGAGCCGAACATATAGAATAAGCGCGACGGATCTCAGTATTGTCTAACGTCAATCGTAAATTAATGTACTGACCCGCTATAAAAGTATAATTAGGTTTTAATTCTTCGGGAACATTAAAAAGTATGGAAACCGCATCTTTGGTTTCGCGTTTTACTTCTTTTACTATTAATTTAAGAAAATTTGGCATGAGACTATGTTTTCTGCAAAAGTAATAAAACTATTTAGCATTGAAAAAAAATGACATAATTCAAATTATTTTATCTTCTTTTTTGTAACATTTTCCTACTCTAAAAGACTCATTTACAAAACCAAATAAAAAACCATGTTTGCAAAATTTATTTATCTTGAATGGAAATCCTTTACAAGATCAGCCTCTTTCGCTTCGAGTTTGGCTCTGAAAATTTTAATGGGATTTCTTGTCCTTTATTTTACGTTAGTTTTTTTAGCAATAGGAGTTGGCGCATTTTATATTCTTAAGAAAATGCAATTAGATCCTTTGGTAACTATAAACAAATACCTGCTGTACTATTTTTTTATGGATTTGATTATTCGGCTTTTGCTTCAAGCAATTCCAGTAATGAACATTCGACCGTTGTTGTCGTTACCTTTTAAGAGACCAACGATTGTACATTTCTCATTGGGAAAAACAGCCTTGTCTTTTTTTAATATAATGCATGCATTTTTCTTTCTTCCTTTTTGTGCTGTTTTATTATATGAAGGTTATGAACCTTTAAGTGTTATACTTTGGGGAATAGCGCTGTTTTCATTAGTGTACTGTAATAATTTTTTAAACATTTTATTGAATAACAAAGATAACCTGTTAGGCATTTTTATTGCTATTGTTGTGGTATTGGCGGGTTGTCAATATTATAAACTGTTTGATATTACGAATTATTCACT
The Flavobacterium sp. 5 DNA segment above includes these coding regions:
- a CDS encoding ferredoxin--NADP reductase — its product is MPNFLKLIVKEVKRETKDAVSILFNVPEELKPNYTFIAGQYINLRLTLDNTEIRRAYSICSAPGNGELRIAVKAVKDGAFSQFANSKLKAGDVLEVGKPEGKFIFEPESDRQKSYIAFAAGSGITPILSIIKSVLKSEPKSSFTLVYGNKSPEETIFHQELHDLQLQYVGRLFVDYVFSRVNVENALFGRIDKAAVNYTLNTKHATMDFDKFYLCGPEDMINTVSGVLKEKNVKESAIKFELFTSSSQENVIKESLSGHSKITIMVDDEETTFEMSQKQTILDAALKQGIDAPYSCQGGICSSCLCRVTEGSAEMKKNSILTDSEIAEGLILSCQAHPTSATIRVDYDDV